One window from the genome of bacterium encodes:
- a CDS encoding ABC transporter ATP-binding protein yields MVAIRTENLTKIYIRKHLFSSKKTNALENLNLEIEDRKVFGLLGLNGSGKTTLLKLLVGLLFPTKGSVYIFEQKFPHLSLLSRIGYLPEFPCFLMYLTASEILHFYGKLYGLSTKEREKKVEETLDLVDLKENRNDRLADFSKGMLERIGMAQVLLHDPELLLLDEPTSGLDPLGIKKMRQTILRLKEEGKTILLSSHFVTEVERVCDQAGILHKGKLKRVVEMRELESSLEDLFTETVSEDV; encoded by the coding sequence ATGGTGGCAATAAGAACAGAAAATCTGACGAAAATCTATATAAGAAAACACCTCTTTAGCTCAAAGAAAACAAATGCCTTAGAGAATCTAAATCTCGAAATCGAAGACAGAAAAGTTTTCGGGCTTTTGGGACTGAATGGTTCAGGAAAGACAACCTTACTTAAGCTTCTGGTAGGCTTGCTCTTTCCCACAAAAGGTTCTGTCTATATTTTTGAGCAGAAATTCCCCCACCTATCTCTACTCTCCAGAATCGGTTATCTCCCCGAATTTCCCTGTTTCCTTATGTATCTTACGGCAAGCGAGATACTCCATTTTTATGGTAAGCTTTATGGCCTTTCTACAAAAGAAAGAGAGAAGAAGGTAGAGGAGACATTAGATTTGGTAGACCTTAAGGAGAACAGGAACGACCGTTTAGCCGACTTCTCCAAAGGAATGCTGGAAAGGATAGGTATGGCTCAGGTTCTTCTCCACGACCCGGAACTTTTGCTACTGGATGAGCCCACTTCCGGACTCGACCCCCTGGGAATTAAGAAAATGCGCCAGACAATTCTGAGGTTAAAAGAGGAAGGGAAAACAATACTTTTGAGTTCACATTTCGTTACCGAGGTAGAAAGAGTCTGCGACCAGGCAGGAATTCTACATAAGGGAAAATTGAAAAGAGTAGTGGAGATGAGAGAACTGGAAAGTAGCCTGGAAGACCTTTTTACAGAGACTGTCTCTGAGGATGTATAG
- a CDS encoding type II secretion system protein, with the protein MLRFHRKSKGFTLIELMIVVAIIGILAAIAIPRFANLIDRAREARTQGNLGSIRSAMAICYGATDGTWPATVAALAVVAVPGPYLDVVPTVLLPGAMGHVENNAEVVVAGDTGSWFYNGAAAVGGVVNVDCVHADSGGDLVNTW; encoded by the coding sequence GTGTTGAGATTTCATAGGAAGAGTAAAGGATTTACCTTGATTGAGTTGATGATTGTGGTGGCAATTATTGGTATTCTGGCGGCAATCGCCATCCCCAGATTTGCTAACTTGATTGACCGAGCCAGGGAGGCGAGGACCCAGGGTAACCTCGGTTCCATCAGGTCGGCAATGGCTATCTGCTATGGTGCGACAGATGGTACCTGGCCAGCCACAGTAGCTGCTCTGGCTGTCGTTGCAGTTCCGGGTCCCTACTTAGACGTGGTTCCCACGGTTCTGCTTCCTGGTGCCATGGGCCATGTGGAGAATAATGCCGAGGTAGTTGTTGCTGGCGATACTGGGAGTTGGTTCTACAACGGTGCTGCCGCTGTTGGAGGAGTGGTAAACGTTGATTGCGTCCACGCCGATTCCGGAGGAGACTTAGTCAATACCTGGTAA